The following are encoded in a window of Lacinutrix sp. WUR7 genomic DNA:
- a CDS encoding glycosyltransferase family 2 protein, giving the protein MKLSIIVPVYNGEKFIERCYNSLQNQQLHTLDYEILFIDNNSTDTSAAIINRIVAHNAKVKLVSQPEQGEAQARNMGIRSAKGEYVYQLDVDDEVFPNVLKRMIEVLDAYPKMDAVFGKMLKTDKNLATINQSLEETHAVRFEEKPFWGLLWFSNLGTVVGEGAFMHRRSIFEKVGLYTQQLPIIGTDLAFDVKLGMTCNLAYLDSYIYLYFKHEVSLIQGVKKKMPRAFMVWPRLVKEHLPFYLTQETPTKFKTILFSQLFQSMGRQLVFTKGLSKRYQLKQQLTKEIEVISIPLAIHLYLTILVILPIENLRKVYGYHVVPYVVKQLVK; this is encoded by the coding sequence ATGAAATTATCTATAATCGTTCCCGTTTATAATGGCGAAAAATTTATTGAAAGATGTTATAATTCCCTACAAAACCAACAACTGCATACCTTAGATTATGAAATTCTATTTATCGATAATAATTCTACAGATACTTCTGCTGCCATTATTAATCGCATAGTTGCCCATAATGCTAAGGTGAAACTTGTGTCGCAGCCAGAACAGGGAGAAGCCCAAGCTAGAAATATGGGAATTCGATCTGCAAAAGGGGAATATGTGTATCAGTTAGATGTGGACGATGAAGTATTTCCGAATGTTTTAAAGCGAATGATAGAGGTTTTAGATGCCTATCCTAAAATGGATGCCGTTTTTGGAAAGATGCTTAAAACGGATAAGAATCTAGCAACGATAAACCAAAGCTTAGAAGAAACGCATGCCGTTCGTTTTGAAGAAAAGCCTTTTTGGGGCCTATTATGGTTTTCTAATTTAGGTACGGTTGTTGGCGAAGGTGCTTTTATGCATCGACGTTCTATTTTTGAAAAAGTAGGATTGTATACCCAACAGTTGCCAATTATTGGTACCGATTTAGCTTTCGATGTAAAGCTAGGAATGACTTGCAATTTGGCATATCTAGACAGCTATATTTACTTGTATTTTAAGCATGAAGTATCTTTAATACAAGGTGTTAAGAAAAAAATGCCTAGAGCCTTTATGGTTTGGCCGCGTTTGGTAAAAGAACACCTACCATTTTATTTAACGCAAGAAACACCAACTAAGTTTAAAACAATACTTTTTAGTCAGCTTTTTCAATCTATGGGTCGGCAGTTGGTTTTTACCAAAGGACTTTCTAAACGGTATCAATTAAAACAACAACTAACCAAAGAAATAGAAGTCATTTCTATTCCTTTAGCGATTCACTTATATTTAACAATATTAGTTATCTTGCCAATAGAGAACTTACGTAAAGTCTATGGTTACCACGTGGTACCTTATGTGGTGAAACAGCTTGTAAAATAA
- a CDS encoding asparagine synthase C-terminal domain-containing protein, with amino-acid sequence MNQIKTNILPKRHLFAKTKNEKAVDYKAICVFVATGFFMDDDSYWINEKCLLPGHKHSLDADGLLVKSEPWFPWHYTPRDITFEQALEEYIALLTTITKEQVGDNPVILPLSGGIDSRSQALVLKGLKNPVHSFSYSFPGGYPEHKISAKIAKTCGFAFKAFQIPKSYLWNSIDDLAKLNGCYSEFTHPRQMGVLDELKQMEGVFSLGHWGDVLFDIGAPEDTKEEEVIPLLQKKMLKPGGLEFAESLWKAWDLEGDFKPYFISRIERSLSKIKIDNISARVRAFKTSQWAHRWTTTNLCVFEAAHPISMPYYDQRMLEFICTIPEAYLADRRLQIAHLKQDKALANITWHEQKPFHLNNYQYNKAPYNLPYRVFHKIKREVNSLLGNPYIQRNFELQLLGAENDAQLQKYLFDPSFLEFVPKAVVSDFYNKFKNVNTVYYSPPTCMLLTLSLWHKHFYNT; translated from the coding sequence ATGAATCAGATCAAAACCAATATACTTCCGAAAAGACATCTTTTTGCGAAGACAAAAAATGAAAAAGCTGTAGATTACAAAGCCATTTGTGTTTTTGTTGCTACAGGTTTTTTTATGGATGATGATAGCTATTGGATAAATGAAAAATGCTTACTTCCAGGACATAAGCATAGCTTAGATGCTGATGGCTTATTAGTAAAAAGTGAACCTTGGTTTCCATGGCATTATACTCCTAGAGATATTACTTTTGAGCAAGCGTTAGAAGAATATATAGCTTTATTAACAACGATTACCAAAGAACAAGTAGGAGACAACCCTGTTATATTACCGTTATCTGGAGGTATTGATAGTCGAAGTCAAGCTCTTGTTTTAAAAGGTTTAAAAAATCCAGTACATAGTTTTAGTTATTCTTTTCCAGGAGGTTATCCAGAGCATAAAATAAGTGCCAAAATAGCCAAAACCTGTGGTTTTGCATTTAAGGCATTTCAAATTCCTAAAAGTTATTTATGGAATAGCATCGACGATTTGGCAAAGCTAAATGGTTGTTATTCCGAATTTACCCATCCCAGACAAATGGGAGTTCTAGACGAATTAAAACAAATGGAAGGTGTTTTTTCTCTCGGGCATTGGGGAGATGTACTTTTTGATATTGGTGCGCCCGAAGACACGAAAGAGGAAGAGGTGATTCCTTTATTGCAAAAAAAAATGCTGAAACCTGGAGGTTTAGAATTTGCGGAAAGCCTTTGGAAAGCATGGGATTTAGAAGGAGATTTTAAACCGTACTTCATTTCTAGAATTGAACGTTCGTTGTCTAAAATTAAAATTGATAATATTAGTGCGCGAGTACGTGCTTTTAAAACATCGCAATGGGCACACCGCTGGACCACTACAAATTTATGTGTTTTTGAAGCCGCGCATCCTATTAGTATGCCATATTACGACCAAAGAATGCTAGAATTTATTTGTACCATTCCGGAAGCTTATTTAGCAGATAGACGTTTGCAAATTGCGCATTTAAAACAAGACAAAGCTTTAGCAAATATTACCTGGCACGAACAAAAACCATTTCATTTAAATAACTACCAGTATAATAAAGCACCATATAATTTGCCCTATCGTGTGTTTCATAAGATAAAACGAGAGGTAAATAGTCTCCTTGGAAATCCGTACATTCAACGTAATTTTGAATTGCAATTATTAGGAGCAGAAAACGATGCACAATTACAAAAGTATCTTTTTGATCCCTCTTTTTTAGAGTTTGTTCCAAAAGCTGTAGTTTCCGATTTTTATAATAAATTTAAAAATGTAAATACCGTGTATTATTCCCCTCCAACGTGTATGTTATTAACCTTATCCCTTTGGCATAAACATTTTTATAATACATAA
- a CDS encoding DUF6056 family protein has translation MFQKINNQPFNFHKLMDLTNNYKTIYFIGFLILLPLILISFYNNPSGDDFDYTLATKGGVDYLTAQKSIYINWSGRYVATALLTITEFVRYPFTVYKIIPMLVIVSLIISISFAVRCCLPSLKRTDNHKITIYIFIIYLIMMPSVVQAFYWLPASMSYQISNILTLFFIGFLNRLLKTKATKHLIACMLLAILIIGTNETAMLLLNYLLFCICIYWLYTKKRAPKPIIILLFCCIICSLVVLLAPGNAIRSANIAVKHEVIDSIKRTILTTFNYSIIWLPVVILLVGLLYNTICQHVSKNVSAIFKSNPYFLFTAVLFIPFIGFFPSYWALSHVAPGRTINMIAFYFLIGCLFFAISIMHQQLLKNTHITKKLQFGLFVVFFCTIASNTNIRTAFSNVLSGDASAYNTELQERYTYLLQTEEENCIVSKLNHKPATIYFDDISSNKEDWRNKSYQNFFEKTSIIITTD, from the coding sequence ATGTTTCAAAAAATAAATAACCAGCCTTTTAACTTTCATAAGTTAATGGATTTAACCAATAATTATAAAACGATATATTTTATTGGTTTTCTTATTTTGCTACCATTAATTCTTATTTCATTTTATAACAATCCTTCTGGAGATGATTTCGATTATACGTTGGCAACTAAAGGTGGAGTTGATTATTTAACGGCACAGAAATCTATTTATATTAATTGGTCGGGACGCTATGTAGCTACTGCTTTACTCACCATAACCGAATTTGTAAGGTATCCTTTTACGGTTTACAAAATAATTCCAATGCTAGTTATTGTATCCCTTATAATTTCTATAAGCTTTGCGGTACGCTGTTGTTTACCTTCTTTAAAGCGCACGGATAATCATAAAATCACTATTTATATTTTTATTATTTATTTGATTATGATGCCTTCTGTAGTCCAAGCATTTTATTGGTTACCAGCATCTATGTCTTACCAAATATCGAATATTTTGACTCTTTTTTTTATAGGTTTTTTAAACCGACTTTTAAAAACGAAGGCAACCAAACACCTAATAGCATGTATGCTTCTAGCAATATTAATAATAGGTACTAATGAAACAGCAATGCTATTATTAAACTACTTACTTTTTTGTATTTGTATCTATTGGCTTTACACTAAAAAAAGAGCTCCAAAACCTATAATTATTCTTTTGTTTTGTTGTATTATTTGCTCGCTTGTTGTTTTGCTTGCTCCTGGTAATGCAATACGATCTGCCAATATAGCTGTAAAACATGAAGTTATAGATTCAATTAAGCGAACTATTTTAACTACTTTTAATTATAGTATAATTTGGCTGCCTGTTGTTATTCTTTTAGTAGGTTTACTTTATAATACCATCTGCCAACACGTTTCCAAGAATGTTTCGGCAATTTTTAAAAGCAACCCGTACTTTTTATTTACAGCTGTCCTGTTTATCCCTTTTATAGGTTTTTTCCCTTCGTATTGGGCTTTATCTCATGTGGCTCCAGGAAGAACAATTAACATGATCGCTTTTTATTTCTTAATAGGCTGTCTATTTTTTGCTATTTCTATTATGCACCAGCAACTTTTAAAAAACACTCACATTACTAAAAAATTACAGTTTGGTTTGTTTGTAGTTTTTTTCTGCACCATAGCATCTAATACAAATATCCGCACAGCTTTTTCTAATGTTCTTTCTGGTGATGCTAGCGCTTATAATACAGAACTACAAGAGCGCTATACCTATTTGCTTCAAACGGAAGAAGAGAATTGTATTGTTTCAAAATTAAACCATAAACCAGCTACTATTTATTTTGATGATATTAGCTCGAACAAGGAGGATTGGAGAAATAAATCTTACCAGAATTTTTTTGAAAAAACTTCGATAATAATAACAACGGATTAA
- the asnB gene encoding asparagine synthase (glutamine-hydrolyzing) — protein sequence MCGFLGEFTFYNHSVTDAVSFETLLTLSKHRGPDASGVKRGSGFQLGFNRLAILDVSPLGNQPKASPSGRYHVVFNGEIYNYKELAETYALNNLASTSDTEVLIHLLDSQGVEKTIQLLNGMFAIAIIDTKYDCLYLTRDFAGIKPLFYGLAKEGVVMASQFDQVFKHAWFKQNLSLLPEIVKEYFGFGYMQAPNTIYKNIFQVHPGELLEINRQGAVVKKTIVSFSNKQETPPKKQTELSTVLQTAVAKQLVSDVPIATFLSGGIDSPIISAYAKKHMRSIEAFTLEVDNPKLNESEIAKKYAAHLKIKQHIVAVQEKDLLAEIDAHFDAFSEPFGDYSSIPTYVISKEAKKKHTVMLSGDGGDELFFGYPRMLDVLQKRWWFKLPYFIRKLLAQVTNTLGLTKTWAPYFKTFNAFITNKHTKIPAATLDAAFPHTSFSKAIKTLYSFTNSGTQSLLHQLRYNEFYAHMQRVLIKVDRASMANSLEVRVPFLDKNSVEWAWKRRGELKSKQDLKKDLKRLLANEVPESLINQKKMGFTVPLNHWLHEHLKNDVMEVVFNTPFYGEQILNVTVLRDYVHDFFENKHDNAWGVWHIYAWQKWANTHVKNVNMHTVNSK from the coding sequence ATGTGCGGATTTCTAGGCGAATTTACTTTTTATAACCATAGCGTAACCGATGCTGTTTCTTTTGAAACGCTTTTAACCTTATCTAAACATCGTGGTCCTGATGCTAGTGGTGTAAAGAGAGGTTCTGGTTTTCAGTTGGGTTTTAATCGCCTTGCCATCTTGGATGTTTCTCCTTTAGGGAATCAGCCTAAGGCGAGTCCGAGTGGTCGGTATCACGTAGTATTTAATGGCGAAATTTATAATTACAAAGAGCTGGCAGAAACCTACGCCCTTAACAACTTGGCATCTACATCAGATACTGAAGTCCTTATTCATTTGCTAGATAGTCAAGGTGTAGAAAAAACAATCCAGCTTCTTAATGGCATGTTTGCTATTGCTATTATAGACACTAAATATGATTGCCTGTATCTTACTCGTGATTTTGCCGGTATTAAACCGCTGTTTTATGGTCTTGCTAAAGAAGGTGTTGTTATGGCATCACAATTTGATCAGGTTTTTAAACATGCTTGGTTTAAACAAAATCTAAGCTTGTTACCAGAAATTGTAAAAGAGTATTTTGGTTTTGGTTATATGCAAGCACCAAATACTATTTACAAAAATATTTTTCAAGTGCATCCAGGAGAGTTGCTTGAAATAAATAGACAAGGAGCTGTGGTAAAAAAAACAATCGTTTCTTTTAGCAACAAACAAGAGACACCACCAAAAAAACAAACCGAACTTTCTACGGTTTTACAAACAGCTGTTGCCAAACAATTGGTAAGTGACGTGCCTATTGCTACTTTTTTAAGCGGAGGGATTGATAGTCCAATAATTAGTGCCTACGCAAAAAAACACATGCGTAGCATAGAAGCTTTTACCTTAGAAGTCGATAACCCGAAACTAAACGAAAGCGAGATTGCGAAAAAATATGCAGCACATTTAAAAATCAAACAGCATATTGTCGCGGTTCAAGAAAAAGATTTATTAGCGGAAATAGATGCGCATTTTGATGCGTTTTCCGAACCTTTTGGGGATTATTCTAGTATTCCTACCTATGTGATTTCTAAGGAAGCAAAAAAGAAACATACGGTAATGTTATCTGGCGATGGAGGGGATGAGCTGTTTTTTGGATATCCTAGAATGCTAGATGTGTTGCAAAAACGCTGGTGGTTTAAACTCCCATATTTCATTAGAAAACTCTTGGCGCAAGTTACCAATACACTCGGGCTTACCAAAACTTGGGCTCCCTATTTTAAAACCTTTAATGCCTTTATAACCAATAAACATACAAAAATTCCTGCAGCAACCTTAGATGCTGCTTTTCCACATACGTCCTTTTCTAAAGCAATAAAAACACTGTATTCCTTTACCAATTCGGGTACGCAGTCCTTGTTACACCAACTGCGTTATAATGAGTTTTATGCCCACATGCAACGTGTTTTAATAAAAGTAGATCGTGCTAGTATGGCAAATAGTTTGGAAGTTCGTGTGCCTTTTTTAGATAAAAATAGTGTGGAATGGGCTTGGAAGCGACGAGGAGAATTAAAAAGCAAACAAGATTTAAAAAAGGATTTAAAAAGACTATTAGCCAATGAGGTGCCAGAATCTTTAATTAACCAAAAGAAAATGGGATTTACGGTGCCATTAAATCATTGGTTGCATGAGCATTTAAAAAATGATGTGATGGAAGTGGTTTTTAACACCCCTTTTTATGGAGAACAGATTTTAAATGTAACCGTATTACGTGACTACGTACACGATTTTTTTGAGAATAAACACGATAATGCTTGGGGAGTTTGGCATATATATGCTTGGCAAAAGTGGGCGAATACACATGTGAAAAACGTAAATATGCATACCGTAAACTCTAAATAA
- a CDS encoding glycosyltransferase, which translates to MNKQQELPLVSVIITTYNRSIYLEETLHSIANQTYVQVEILVIDDGSKPKIASENQIICSQFKNCTYAFKENTGQPDSRNYGIHKAKGMYIAFCDDDDFWLLDKLEKQVAILNTHPEIGLVTGNIEFVNADGVRSGRVIGQTGNHGYVFKEFLLKNRTTSITPVLRKSVFDKVGYFNPDFTIFEDWEYWRRVAFYYPFYALQDVLACVRKHDSNITHTSTTDPYEQYMRYRELTKTLLVWGEQRFLKQDKQLITSIEAARYKQILRNHCLGLNQKLRLLNKITRNSVSDGFYFVYLFLKY; encoded by the coding sequence ATGAATAAGCAGCAGGAACTCCCTTTGGTAAGTGTAATTATTACTACGTACAATCGAAGTATATATCTAGAAGAGACGCTGCATTCTATTGCCAATCAAACGTATGTGCAGGTAGAAATTCTGGTGATCGATGATGGGTCTAAACCCAAAATTGCTTCCGAAAATCAAATTATTTGTAGCCAATTTAAAAACTGTACCTACGCATTTAAAGAAAATACAGGGCAACCAGATTCTAGAAATTACGGGATTCATAAAGCAAAAGGAATGTATATTGCCTTTTGTGATGACGATGATTTTTGGCTATTAGATAAATTAGAAAAGCAAGTTGCTATTTTAAATACCCATCCAGAAATTGGTTTGGTAACGGGAAATATAGAATTTGTAAATGCAGATGGTGTTCGTTCCGGACGTGTTATCGGACAAACTGGCAATCATGGTTATGTATTTAAAGAATTTTTATTAAAAAATAGAACCACATCCATTACACCTGTACTACGAAAATCGGTATTTGATAAAGTAGGTTATTTTAATCCAGATTTCACCATTTTTGAAGATTGGGAATATTGGCGACGTGTCGCTTTTTATTACCCTTTTTATGCTTTGCAAGATGTTTTAGCCTGCGTACGAAAACACGATTCCAATATAACACATACTTCTACAACAGATCCTTATGAGCAATACATGCGCTATCGCGAACTTACAAAAACACTGTTGGTTTGGGGTGAGCAACGATTCTTAAAACAGGATAAACAACTTATTACTAGTATAGAGGCAGCACGCTATAAACAAATTTTACGAAATCATTGTTTGGGTTTAAATCAGAAATTGCGCCTGCTTAATAAAATTACTAGAAATAGTGTTTCTGATGGGTTTTATTTTGTTTATTTGTTTCTGAAGTATTAA
- a CDS encoding glycosyltransferase, producing MVIPKTIHYCWFGEKEKPKVVKECIASWRKILVGYVIKEWNETNVDLSNPFVKYAYRQKKWAFVSDYIRLKILHTHGGIYLDTDMFFLKPIDSFLNNDLFVGAEEDRFISCGIIGAIPNHPFIQKGIERYDTMDLTNIEFHKITIPKILTASFRAYYNFYEKFDKLITIDKVLVCPKNYFYPYSYEDSEITNRYMDFRTSDTYAIHLWNKSWMDHSEFYYLKKRQYFKACKTAITNLSTGTEALNVKYVKMLGYSIKQSFKKK from the coding sequence ATGGTTATACCTAAAACAATTCATTACTGTTGGTTTGGCGAAAAAGAGAAGCCCAAAGTAGTAAAAGAGTGTATTGCTTCATGGCGAAAAATCTTAGTAGGTTACGTCATTAAAGAATGGAATGAAACCAATGTAGACCTTAGTAACCCATTTGTAAAATATGCCTACAGACAGAAAAAATGGGCTTTTGTTTCCGATTATATCCGATTAAAAATTTTACATACGCATGGCGGAATTTATTTAGATACCGATATGTTTTTTTTAAAACCAATAGATAGTTTTTTAAATAATGATTTATTTGTTGGTGCCGAGGAAGATCGATTTATTAGCTGTGGAATTATTGGTGCTATCCCAAATCATCCCTTTATTCAAAAAGGAATAGAGCGTTATGATACTATGGATTTAACGAATATCGAGTTTCATAAAATAACCATTCCTAAAATTTTGACTGCTAGCTTTAGAGCTTATTATAATTTTTATGAAAAATTTGATAAGTTAATAACAATAGATAAGGTGCTTGTTTGTCCTAAAAATTATTTTTATCCCTATAGTTATGAGGATTCGGAAATCACAAATCGATATATGGATTTTAGAACCTCAGATACCTATGCCATTCACTTATGGAATAAATCTTGGATGGACCATTCGGAGTTTTATTATTTAAAAAAAAGGCAGTATTTTAAAGCTTGTAAAACGGCAATTACCAATTTGAGTACAGGTACAGAGGCCCTAAACGTAAAGTATGTAAAAATGCTGGGTTATAGTATAAAACAATCGTTTAAAAAGAAATAA
- a CDS encoding FkbM family methyltransferase, with protein sequence MIKNYIQIFLAAFSKVFGRGVTFRRRLFVSQRILEKNYPVGSAFCFLQVGANDGKSFDFLYDFVIQREVSGVVIEPIKAYYNELCENYKNQDKIVKVNKAVHKTAKVVTVFKVEDSKLHGYPDWTKGIASFNKEHLTKFVFLNETHIIEEQVAAASLMDIIGDSKIFSFNYLQIDTEGYDFEVLDMLDFKKHKPAIIKAEFVNLPEAQKQSMRTKLLNNGYYVFNEGIDLVGVNLRKIKL encoded by the coding sequence ATGATAAAAAACTACATTCAAATATTTTTAGCAGCCTTTTCCAAAGTATTCGGAAGAGGCGTGACCTTTAGAAGACGGTTGTTTGTATCGCAGAGGATTTTAGAAAAAAATTATCCAGTAGGTAGCGCATTTTGTTTTTTACAAGTAGGTGCGAACGACGGAAAAAGCTTCGATTTTTTATACGATTTTGTAATTCAAAGAGAAGTTTCTGGTGTCGTTATAGAACCCATTAAAGCGTATTATAATGAGCTTTGTGAAAATTATAAAAATCAAGATAAAATTGTAAAAGTTAATAAAGCCGTACATAAAACAGCAAAAGTGGTTACTGTTTTTAAAGTGGAAGATTCTAAATTACATGGCTATCCAGATTGGACCAAAGGAATCGCTTCTTTTAATAAAGAACACCTTACGAAATTCGTCTTTTTAAACGAAACACATATTATAGAAGAACAAGTAGCTGCAGCGTCTTTAATGGATATTATTGGAGATAGTAAAATTTTTAGTTTTAACTATTTACAAATAGATACCGAAGGCTATGATTTTGAGGTACTGGATATGTTAGATTTTAAAAAACATAAACCAGCAATTATAAAAGCCGAATTTGTAAACTTACCCGAGGCTCAAAAACAATCCATGCGTACCAAATTGTTAAATAATGGCTATTATGTTTTTAATGAAGGTATTGATTTAGTAGGGGTGAATTTGCGTAAAATAAAACTCTAA
- a CDS encoding glycosyltransferase family 4 protein: MSIKVVQLFSTYPLFFQPYIPPVVELLKERTDLDFKILHFEGEGGEKAIKAPSYRNRQIKHKINAMLSKDKRTFLERYCLKSEIDVLHIMDSFLFEKVLGLLDLPKEKRPKIVMTMRGDDTYVKPLIFDKWKGFYEEHAKKIEGYIVMSTNQKERLIALGVDALKIHIIPVSIQSTFTPVMKQKDEKCIRIVSMFRLVWEKNIDGNLRVIKYLNDKGYKVRYDLYGAGYKIGEAMFLIQKYNIQHCVFMHDKLSNKELLNTITSSDIYLQLSHSESLGMSVIEAQSLGIPAIVADSGGLPETIAIGKSGYCVDAWDADAAAEHIISLWKSSTQYQEFSKASIVHCENRFSNALEVKNVTQLYKQLAAL, from the coding sequence ATGTCAATTAAGGTTGTACAACTATTTAGCACTTATCCATTGTTTTTTCAGCCTTATATACCACCAGTAGTGGAATTGTTAAAAGAAAGGACAGATTTAGATTTTAAAATTCTGCATTTTGAAGGAGAAGGAGGAGAGAAAGCAATCAAAGCACCTAGCTATCGAAACAGGCAAATTAAACATAAAATTAATGCGATGCTTTCTAAGGATAAACGTACTTTTTTAGAGCGGTATTGTTTAAAATCGGAAATAGATGTTTTACACATTATGGATTCCTTTTTATTTGAAAAGGTTCTAGGTTTACTAGACTTACCTAAAGAAAAGAGACCAAAGATAGTCATGACCATGCGTGGTGACGACACCTATGTAAAGCCTTTAATTTTTGATAAATGGAAAGGATTCTACGAAGAACATGCTAAAAAAATAGAAGGGTATATTGTAATGAGTACCAACCAAAAAGAACGATTAATCGCTTTGGGGGTTGATGCTCTAAAGATACATATCATTCCTGTATCGATTCAATCTACTTTTACACCTGTGATGAAGCAAAAAGACGAAAAATGTATTCGAATCGTTTCTATGTTTCGACTAGTTTGGGAAAAAAATATAGATGGTAATTTACGAGTAATAAAATATTTAAACGATAAAGGCTATAAAGTAAGATATGATCTTTATGGTGCTGGTTATAAGATTGGCGAAGCCATGTTTTTAATTCAGAAATATAATATTCAACACTGTGTTTTTATGCACGATAAGCTTTCTAATAAAGAACTATTAAACACCATTACCTCTTCCGATATTTATTTGCAACTAAGTCATTCGGAGTCCTTAGGTATGTCGGTTATTGAAGCTCAATCCCTAGGAATTCCTGCAATAGTTGCAGATTCTGGTGGATTGCCAGAAACCATTGCTATTGGTAAAAGTGGGTATTGTGTAGATGCTTGGGATGCAGATGCTGCCGCAGAACATATTATTAGTTTATGGAAAAGCTCAACGCAATATCAGGAGTTTTCAAAAGCAAGTATTGTACATTGTGAAAATCGATTTTCAAATGCCTTAGAAGTAAAAAATGTAACGCAACTATATAAACAATTAGCTGCTTTATAA
- a CDS encoding glycosyltransferase family 2 protein, translating into MKRELVSVIIPTYNRAAYIRFTLASIAKQTYTHFECLIIDDGSTDNTRDILIDFCKNDSRFTYFLRPNNLSKGANSCRNFGISMSKGTFVSFCDDDDCWVSNKLELQLNIFKKHTHISVVTGDIAYINSEGVSLNNVKSHWPNNHGFVFKQFLIKNRTSMVTPMIKRGVFEKVGNFNTDFVIAEDWEFWRRVSYCFDFYSINEVLCFVRLHPENMTKTRTGKPFENYKLYRKLTKSLLKWGKYRFEPADYNLIYKIEWQRYRKLMANHYPGVLRKIEFLFQVFLRSITDGFHLIYLICRFNR; encoded by the coding sequence ATGAAGAGAGAGTTGGTTTCAGTGATTATTCCGACCTATAATAGGGCTGCTTATATTCGTTTTACTTTGGCTTCCATTGCAAAGCAGACTTACACGCATTTTGAATGTTTAATAATTGATGATGGGAGCACAGATAATACGCGAGATATTTTAATTGATTTCTGTAAAAACGATAGTAGGTTTACATATTTTTTAAGGCCTAATAATTTATCGAAAGGTGCTAATTCATGTAGGAATTTTGGAATATCAATGAGTAAAGGGACTTTTGTTTCGTTTTGTGATGATGACGACTGTTGGGTCTCTAATAAATTAGAATTACAATTAAATATTTTTAAAAAGCATACCCATATTTCGGTTGTTACTGGCGATATTGCTTATATTAATAGTGAAGGGGTGTCTCTTAATAATGTGAAATCTCATTGGCCAAATAACCATGGATTTGTTTTTAAACAGTTTTTGATTAAAAATAGAACGTCTATGGTGACGCCTATGATAAAACGAGGCGTTTTTGAAAAGGTTGGAAATTTTAATACTGATTTTGTTATTGCCGAAGATTGGGAGTTTTGGCGTCGAGTAAGTTATTGTTTTGATTTTTATAGTATTAACGAAGTATTGTGTTTTGTTAGGTTGCACCCTGAAAACATGACCAAAACGAGAACAGGAAAACCTTTTGAGAATTATAAATTGTATAGGAAATTGACAAAATCTTTGTTAAAATGGGGTAAGTATCGATTTGAGCCTGCTGATTACAATTTAATATATAAAATAGAATGGCAACGATATAGGAAACTAATGGCTAATCATTATCCTGGTGTTTTGAGAAAAATCGAGTTTTTATTTCAAGTCTTTTTGCGTAGTATCACGGATGGATTTCATTTAATATATTTAATATGTAGATTTAATAGGTAA